Proteins encoded within one genomic window of Deferribacter autotrophicus:
- the istB gene encoding IS21-like element helper ATPase IstB: protein MELDNLLSQLSLKGFSAALTKQQENPVYNEMPFEERLIQLLQAELSERLNRKIKRNLAAAKLKEKMARVEDIDYGIQRGLNKSIMTSLIGGDYLRRKQNIIITGPTGTGKSYIAQALANRAILDGYTARYYRVPRLMEELKLARLEGDYIKMLSRLARFNLLILDDFGISAFEADEANDLLEVIEDRVGVNSTIVTSQLPIDNWYDCLKNATVADAILDRLVHSSHKIKLSGESVRKLKSEENIV from the coding sequence ATGGAACTTGATAATCTTTTATCACAATTAAGTTTAAAAGGGTTTAGTGCTGCACTTACCAAACAACAAGAAAACCCAGTTTACAACGAAATGCCCTTTGAAGAAAGATTAATTCAGTTACTTCAAGCCGAACTATCGGAAAGGCTGAATCGAAAGATTAAAAGAAACTTGGCTGCCGCAAAACTGAAAGAGAAGATGGCAAGGGTGGAAGATATCGATTACGGTATTCAACGGGGATTGAATAAAAGTATAATGACTTCTCTGATAGGAGGTGATTATTTGAGAAGAAAACAGAACATAATTATTACTGGGCCTACTGGTACGGGGAAGAGCTATATAGCTCAAGCACTGGCAAACAGAGCAATTCTTGATGGTTATACTGCGAGATATTACAGGGTTCCCAGATTAATGGAAGAATTAAAACTGGCAAGGTTAGAAGGTGATTATATAAAAATGCTTTCCCGTCTTGCAAGGTTTAATCTTCTCATTTTAGATGATTTTGGTATCAGTGCGTTTGAGGCTGATGAAGCTAATGATTTATTAGAAGTAATAGAGGATAGAGTTGGCGTGAATTCAACAATAGTTACTTCTCAATTACCAATTGATAACTGGTATGATTGTCTAAAGAATGCCACTGTGGCAGATGCAATACTTGACAGATTGGTACATAGCAGTCATAAGATAAAACTTAGCGGAGAAAGTGTTAGAAAACTGAAATCAGAGGAGAATATAGTTTAG